The following coding sequences are from one Streptomyces venezuelae window:
- a CDS encoding long-chain fatty acid--CoA ligase has translation MTSNTSNTWEILDLPPGVRPDPDEYIKAAMEWHFGPDTGSPYWLERAKSLDFDPRTEITSLAALVRFPNVASELRTVRAEDLIPRGYGENPDVRGVFESGGTTGAPKRVVLHGDWRRRLLHWTGEQLDAHGFPRGANWLGIVPSGPHIVGEFFRGSATTHGRHGFTIDLDPRWVKRLISGGRGGEADDYAEHVVDQAADVLRSQDIGILTVTPPILDRIARRDELVELINDKVRAIRWGGTQLDPDSRQVYRTEIFPDTVFSGNYGSTMILGFAGERPGLGDDDPCVFDTLSPYVTFSVVDPETMRPVPYGERGRVVASHVSKSFLLPNNLERDLATRVEPLDGGPGDSVADIAPVSRFENEDVVEGVY, from the coding sequence ATGACGTCGAACACGTCGAATACCTGGGAAATCCTCGACCTCCCGCCCGGCGTCCGGCCCGACCCGGACGAATACATCAAGGCCGCGATGGAGTGGCACTTCGGCCCCGACACCGGCTCCCCCTACTGGCTGGAACGCGCGAAGTCCCTGGACTTCGACCCGCGGACCGAGATCACCTCGCTGGCGGCCCTCGTACGCTTCCCGAACGTCGCCTCCGAACTGCGCACCGTCCGCGCCGAGGACCTGATCCCGCGCGGCTACGGCGAAAACCCGGACGTACGCGGCGTGTTCGAGAGCGGCGGCACCACCGGCGCCCCCAAGCGAGTCGTCCTGCACGGCGACTGGCGCCGCCGGCTGCTCCACTGGACCGGCGAGCAACTGGACGCCCACGGCTTCCCGCGGGGCGCAAACTGGCTGGGAATCGTTCCCAGCGGCCCGCACATCGTCGGCGAGTTCTTCCGGGGTTCGGCAACGACGCACGGCCGCCACGGGTTCACCATCGACCTCGACCCGCGCTGGGTGAAGCGGCTGATATCCGGGGGCCGCGGCGGCGAGGCCGACGACTACGCCGAGCACGTCGTCGACCAGGCCGCCGACGTACTGCGCTCCCAGGACATCGGCATCCTCACCGTCACCCCGCCGATCCTGGACCGCATCGCGCGCCGCGACGAACTCGTCGAGCTCATCAACGACAAGGTCAGGGCGATCCGTTGGGGCGGCACGCAGCTCGACCCCGACTCCCGCCAGGTGTACCGGACGGAGATCTTCCCCGACACCGTCTTCTCCGGGAACTACGGCAGCACGATGATCCTCGGCTTCGCCGGTGAGCGCCCCGGCCTCGGCGACGACGACCCCTGCGTCTTCGACACGCTCAGCCCGTACGTCACCTTCTCCGTCGTCGACCCGGAAACGATGCGGCCGGTCCCGTACGGGGAGCGCGGCCGGGTCGTGGCCAGCCACGTCAGCAAGTCGTTCCTGCTCCCCAACAACCTCGAACGCGACCTCGCCACGCGCGTCGAACCGCTCGACGGCGGCCCCGGCGACTCCGTGGCGGACATCGCGCCGGTCAGCAGATTCGAGAACGAGGACGTGGTGGAGGGGGTGTACTGA
- a CDS encoding YybH family protein, with translation MSEYEKAYKPEDITRLFVERANKGDATGVAELYAEDAVVAFPPGQITQGREAIRKLWEMAMTRNPKFEPEEPLPTLINGDIALTSTPPKDGTGARAQVVRRQPDGSWLRILDQPEFIQPK, from the coding sequence GTGTCCGAATATGAGAAGGCATACAAGCCGGAAGACATTACGCGTCTGTTCGTGGAGCGCGCCAACAAGGGCGACGCGACCGGCGTCGCGGAGCTCTACGCGGAGGACGCCGTTGTCGCCTTCCCGCCCGGGCAGATCACGCAGGGGCGCGAGGCCATCCGCAAGCTGTGGGAGATGGCGATGACGCGCAACCCGAAGTTCGAGCCGGAGGAGCCCCTTCCGACTCTGATCAACGGTGACATCGCGCTCACGTCCACCCCGCCGAAGGACGGCACCGGTGCGCGCGCCCAGGTCGTGCGCCGTCAGCCCGACGGTTCGTGGCTGCGCATCCTCGACCAGCCCGAGTTCATCCAGCCCAAGTAA
- a CDS encoding MFS transporter, whose amino-acid sequence MAKRWWTLVVVCASTFMLLLDATIVTVVLPQIQDGLDSSFADAQWVVDAYSLTLAAALLVGGSLADRFGYRKLFLVGLAVFTVSSLFCGIASSPLMLILSRAAQGIGGSVMYATSLALLARTFAGKERGVAFGVWGAVTGLASGLGPVFGGLIAAHISWRGIFLINIPIGILAILVTLWKVDESPSRGRLKLDWPGFVLFTSGLVALIYGLIKAGETEWGNTDVVMWLGAAVLLLVTFLIVELRSAEPLFDLSLFRTPTFVGGSIAAFTMNGSLFAMLLYLVLYLQNGLGYSVLESSVRLLVISVCALVASTLAGRMSSKLPVKWLIGPGLLLVGIGLLLMSGNDASSGWTHLIPGFVVAGIGSGIVNPPLASTAVGVVTPDRSGTASGINITFRQVGMAASIPVLGSVFTASLHDDVLRNLSGVPELAGSAPAIAAAVEHGNVSGLDEKVPAPLRDQVATALHSGYAEALNDLLIMTGVLALAGAVFSFFLIRAKDFLAAKPPPQDAGVETGEPQPVK is encoded by the coding sequence ATGGCCAAACGATGGTGGACGTTGGTGGTCGTCTGCGCGTCGACCTTCATGCTCCTGCTCGACGCCACCATCGTCACGGTCGTCCTGCCGCAGATCCAGGACGGGCTCGACAGCAGCTTCGCCGACGCGCAGTGGGTGGTCGACGCCTACTCGCTCACCCTCGCCGCGGCGCTGCTGGTCGGCGGCTCGCTGGCCGACCGGTTCGGCTACCGCAAGCTGTTCCTGGTCGGCCTCGCCGTCTTCACCGTCAGCTCCCTGTTCTGCGGCATCGCCTCCTCGCCGCTCATGCTGATCCTGTCGCGGGCCGCGCAGGGCATCGGCGGGTCCGTCATGTACGCCACCTCGCTGGCGCTGCTCGCGCGGACCTTCGCCGGCAAGGAGCGGGGCGTCGCGTTCGGCGTCTGGGGCGCCGTGACGGGTCTCGCCTCCGGTCTCGGGCCCGTGTTCGGCGGGCTGATCGCCGCCCACATCAGCTGGCGCGGCATCTTCCTCATCAACATCCCCATCGGCATCCTCGCCATCCTGGTGACGCTGTGGAAGGTCGACGAGTCGCCGTCGCGGGGCAGGCTCAAGCTGGACTGGCCGGGCTTCGTCCTCTTCACCAGCGGTCTCGTCGCGCTGATCTACGGTCTGATCAAGGCCGGTGAGACCGAGTGGGGCAACACGGACGTCGTGATGTGGCTGGGCGCGGCGGTCCTGCTCCTGGTCACGTTCCTGATCGTGGAACTCCGCTCGGCGGAACCGCTGTTCGACCTGTCGCTGTTCCGCACCCCGACGTTCGTGGGCGGTTCGATCGCCGCGTTCACCATGAACGGCTCGCTGTTCGCGATGCTTCTCTACCTGGTCCTCTACCTGCAGAACGGACTCGGCTACTCCGTCCTGGAGTCCAGCGTCCGGCTCCTCGTGATCAGCGTGTGCGCCCTCGTCGCGTCGACCCTCGCGGGCCGCATGAGCAGCAAGCTGCCGGTGAAGTGGCTGATCGGACCGGGTCTCCTCCTCGTCGGCATCGGCCTGCTCCTCATGTCGGGGAACGACGCGTCGAGCGGCTGGACCCACCTCATCCCCGGCTTCGTCGTCGCCGGTATCGGCAGCGGCATCGTCAACCCGCCGCTCGCGTCGACCGCCGTCGGCGTGGTCACGCCGGACCGGTCGGGCACCGCGTCGGGCATCAACATCACCTTCCGGCAGGTCGGCATGGCGGCCAGCATCCCGGTGCTCGGCTCCGTCTTCACGGCATCGCTCCACGACGACGTCCTGCGGAACCTGTCGGGCGTCCCCGAACTGGCGGGCAGCGCCCCGGCGATCGCGGCGGCCGTCGAGCACGGCAACGTATCGGGCCTCGACGAGAAGGTGCCCGCGCCGCTGCGCGACCAGGTCGCCACCGCTCTGCACTCCGGTTACGCCGAGGCGCTCAACGACCTCCTGATCATGACCGGTGTCCTCGCGCTGGCGGGCGCGGTCTTCTCCTTCTTCCTGATCCGCGCGAAGGACTTCCTGGCCGCCAAGCCGCCGCCGCAGGACGCGGGCGTCGAGACGGGCGAGCCGCAGCCCGTGAAGTGA